ATTCCCTGCCTCCTTATCTGTATCAGATGGGCAAGAATGAAAACAACTATGGTAAGTGGCAATATTATCACATGGACCGCGAAGAAACGGCTGAGAGTAACCTGCGAAATCTCCTCTCCACCTCTCATAATTACCTTTATCATCTCGCCGACCACCGGGGTGGCGGCGGGCATCTCAGTTCCGACTACCGTCGCCCAGTAGGAGAGCTGTGTCCATGGAAGCAGATAACCGGTGAATGAAAATCCGAGCGTCAGAAGGAAGAGAACAATTCCGGTAACCCAGTTGAGCTCCCTTGGTGCCTTGTATATTCCGCTGAAATAAATCTTCCCCATATGAATGAAGACCGTTACTACCATGAGGTTAGCTCCCCACGCGTGAAGCCCCCTTACCACCCATCCAAATTCAATATCGTTCGTAATCGCCACGACGCTCTGATACGCCTTGTCCGTTTCGGGGATGTAATAGATCATCAGCAGAAGTCCGGTGAGCACTTGGAGGAGGAAGAGGAAAAATGTGATCCCTCCGAAACAGGAAAATATTCCGAGGTGCCCCGGCGCGAGTTTCGTAAAGACCTCGTCGTCGAGTATCTCCTTCAGGTTAAACCTCTCATCCAGGAAATTAAACCCTTTTATGAGCCACGGATTCCTTACCAGAATCGGCCCGAAGCGGAGAGTCTCCTTTTCCTTTTCGTTCTCCATGCTATGCTTCCTCTACCACAACCTTGCCCCCTTCGACGGAAGTGACAAACTGTTTCAGAGGGGTAGGGGCTGGACCGCTTACGGCCTTCCCGTTAATATCGAATACCGCGCCGTGGCACGGGCACTTCAGCGATAAATCCGAATCGGAATATTTAACAACGCAACCAAGATGCGTACACGTGGCGCTAAGGGCTATGAACTCCTTTTCGTTCGGCCTTACGAGTATGCCGGGCTTCCCCTTGAACCTGAAGAAACGGTGGTCGCCGATGGCAATTTCGGAAAGAGGTATCTGAACAGTGACCTTTCCGCCGCCGAGCCTCCCCGAACTTGGATAGAGATATCTGAAAAGAGGAAAAACCGCCCCTGCCACCATCGCGATCGTGGCGGCGGAAAGCGAAGCGCTGACAAACATTCGTCTGGATGACGGTTCGTCCGCCCAGGCTTTCTCCTCGTATTTACTCATATAACCTTTCCCAATATTTACTCTGAAAACACCTTTTCGTCACTGTTCATCTCAACTTCCATCTTCTCCTGCTGGATGATGCGGGGTGTATACACATAGTCAACCTTTGCAGAGACAAGAACCTCCCCGCCGGGTTCAACATAAAACACCATTTTTTCCTTTCGGGCCTCTCCAGGGGCGAGACGGTTATCCTTCACTACCTGCGACCCCTTGCCAAGCAGTATTTCGGCATCGGTGGTCAGCTCCCTCCCCTTTTCATCGAAAAGTATCTTTTCATAAACGATCTTTTTCGCTGGGATGTCCTTCCCTCCGGTAGTGATCTTGCACGTGAGGATCAGCTTCCTTGTCGGGATCCCCGTCGGCACATAGTGTCCCGACCCGGAGTTTTCCACTACAAGGTCTATCGTCACCCTGTCCTTGCCACGGGTGACGCCGGCGATTGTTACCTTTACCGCCTTCTTTATCTGCATAATGGAATGTCCCCCGGCAAGGTAGTGGCTGAAAACCTCCTTGCCCGAGTTTTTCCCCGCGCCAAGCTTCTGTTTCGGCATGTGGCAACTCTGGCACTGTACCCCTTTGGCGGCGTAGGGGCCGTTTAACCACTCGGAGTAGGTGGACATCAGTTTTATCCCGTTGGCGGAATATTCATGACACCCCGCACAAAGCTCCGACTTCCTGTGGATAGGGGAATTGATATGCGTGTGATAATCGTTCTTGCCATCCTCGTTCGGGGTTCTTATCCCTTTGCCGACCTTTAAATTAAACCTCTCGTTGCTGGCAGGGGGGGCGTTTGGATCCGCATCCACGATAGAGTGGCAGAAATGACAGGTTAACCCTTCACGGGTAACCTCCT
This portion of the Nitrospinota bacterium genome encodes:
- a CDS encoding cytochrome b N-terminal domain-containing protein, producing MENEKEKETLRFGPILVRNPWLIKGFNFLDERFNLKEILDDEVFTKLAPGHLGIFSCFGGITFFLFLLQVLTGLLLMIYYIPETDKAYQSVVAITNDIEFGWVVRGLHAWGANLMVVTVFIHMGKIYFSGIYKAPRELNWVTGIVLFLLTLGFSFTGYLLPWTQLSYWATVVGTEMPAATPVVGEMIKVIMRGGEEISQVTLSRFFAVHVIILPLTIVVFILAHLIQIRRQGIAGPM
- a CDS encoding Rieske 2Fe-2S domain-containing protein; translation: MSKYEEKAWADEPSSRRMFVSASLSAATIAMVAGAVFPLFRYLYPSSGRLGGGKVTVQIPLSEIAIGDHRFFRFKGKPGILVRPNEKEFIALSATCTHLGCVVKYSDSDLSLKCPCHGAVFDINGKAVSGPAPTPLKQFVTSVEGGKVVVEEA
- a CDS encoding multiheme c-type cytochrome, which produces MMQKIVIVSFTVLIAFSIRGNSYAKEPAPLKEGVVSSSSECGSCHKEIYEMWRESMHAKSLSDPIFQTSYLEAYTQSEGKAKKVCLNCHAPVAMINGDYDLNQEVTREGLTCHFCHSIVDADPNAPPASNERFNLKVGKGIRTPNEDGKNDYHTHINSPIHRKSELCAGCHEYSANGIKLMSTYSEWLNGPYAAKGVQCQSCHMPKQKLGAGKNSGKEVFSHYLAGGHSIMQIKKAVKVTIAGVTRGKDRVTIDLVVENSGSGHYVPTGIPTRKLILTCKITTGGKDIPAKKIVYEKILFDEKGRELTTDAEILLGKGSQVVKDNRLAPGEARKEKMVFYVEPGGEVLVSAKVDYVYTPRIIQQEKMEVEMNSDEKVFSE